From Gemmatimonadaceae bacterium, a single genomic window includes:
- a CDS encoding MarR family transcriptional regulator, which translates to MSILRTAALIERHFAQVVARTGVTVQQYNVLRILRGAGEEGLPTLVIRDRMIHAAPGITRLLDKLETAGLARRERTSPDRRQVFCFITSRGLEVLDTLDEEMRKADEVAVGNLSDTEQRQLLKLLEGVRAGQRAGLEPIDRALTGRDRPASAPGD; encoded by the coding sequence GTGAGCATTTTGCGAACGGCGGCGCTGATCGAGCGCCATTTCGCGCAGGTCGTCGCTCGGACCGGTGTGACCGTGCAGCAGTACAACGTGCTGCGCATTCTTCGCGGCGCCGGCGAAGAAGGGCTGCCGACGCTCGTCATTCGCGATCGCATGATTCACGCGGCGCCGGGTATCACGCGGCTCTTGGACAAGCTCGAGACCGCGGGCCTCGCTCGACGCGAGCGGACGTCGCCCGACCGGCGTCAGGTGTTTTGCTTCATCACGTCGCGCGGCTTGGAAGTGCTCGACACGCTCGATGAAGAAATGCGAAAGGCCGACGAAGTGGCCGTCGGAAATCTGAGCGACACCGAACAGCGGCAGCTGCTCAAGCTGCTGGAAGGCGTTCGAGCCGGACAGCGTGCCGGGCTGGAGCCGATCGACCGCGCGCTAACGGGCCGCGACCGGCCAGCCTCCGCGCCAGGCGACTAG
- a CDS encoding glycosyltransferase family 39 protein, translated as MTSHRTNAVAIVSIAAVVRLIFAAIIPVFPDETYYWEWSRHLAPGYFDHPFGIAVLIRLGTLALAPFRAAVTPLGIRLGVIIAGWIAAMATIAIARRLAGDGAATRAAIVITAMPLAAAGLILATPDVPVLMMTAVGLYCVVRALEHPPRSADSFRWWIATGVSLGLAFSSKYTSIFLPAGVVVAILIRPSLRARLREPGPYLACIIATIVLLPVLLWNREHGWISFVFQLRHGLAAPQGSALLAAWKHEGDFWGGQAGLASPILFVMMGIAVYRSLTNGVILSAKREGPLPSAHRDPSLAALVQDDIEFMLAAVTLVSFGFFIYSALRQRVEPNWPAPAYIPAIVLIAVTPWNVAASKWLRAGVIFAAVMSAIIYVQALAPVLPIPARKDPIGRAFGWRELTRSADSTADAVRRETNATTWLGGDRYQEASELAFHDPVHPTTFATNLTGRVNQYVLWPGFADVAQTGDNLVLALDESNGPHDVVRALAPYFTSTRRGELVSLRRGAGEITTRRLWVLVAWRGGWPVAAR; from the coding sequence GTGACCTCTCACCGCACGAACGCCGTCGCGATCGTCAGCATCGCGGCCGTCGTTCGGTTGATCTTCGCCGCGATCATTCCCGTCTTTCCCGACGAGACGTATTACTGGGAGTGGTCGCGCCATCTCGCGCCGGGGTACTTCGACCATCCCTTCGGGATTGCAGTCCTCATCCGGCTCGGGACACTCGCGCTCGCGCCCTTTCGCGCCGCGGTGACGCCGCTCGGAATTCGGCTGGGCGTGATCATCGCCGGCTGGATTGCCGCTATGGCAACCATTGCCATCGCGCGCCGCCTCGCGGGCGACGGGGCCGCGACGCGTGCCGCCATCGTGATCACCGCGATGCCGCTTGCCGCCGCGGGACTCATCCTCGCCACGCCCGACGTGCCCGTGCTGATGATGACCGCGGTCGGCTTGTATTGCGTCGTGCGCGCACTCGAGCATCCGCCGCGAAGCGCCGATTCGTTCCGATGGTGGATTGCCACGGGCGTCTCGCTCGGGCTCGCATTCTCGTCCAAGTACACGTCGATCTTTCTGCCCGCCGGCGTCGTCGTCGCAATCCTCATACGCCCGTCGCTGCGCGCTCGGCTGCGAGAGCCGGGGCCGTACCTCGCGTGCATCATCGCGACGATCGTCCTTCTGCCGGTACTCCTTTGGAATCGAGAGCACGGCTGGATTTCGTTCGTGTTTCAGCTCAGGCACGGTCTCGCCGCACCGCAAGGTTCGGCGCTTCTCGCGGCGTGGAAGCACGAGGGAGACTTCTGGGGCGGTCAAGCCGGACTCGCGTCGCCCATTTTGTTCGTGATGATGGGTATCGCGGTTTATCGGTCATTGACGAATGGTGTCATTCTGAGCGCGAAGCGCGAAGGACCCCTGCCCTCGGCGCACAGGGATCCTTCGCTCGCTGCGCTCGTTCAGGATGACATAGAATTCATGCTTGCCGCCGTGACACTGGTCTCCTTCGGCTTTTTCATCTACAGCGCCCTACGCCAACGCGTCGAGCCAAACTGGCCCGCCCCGGCATACATCCCGGCGATCGTGTTGATCGCCGTTACGCCATGGAATGTCGCCGCGAGCAAATGGCTTCGCGCTGGAGTCATCTTCGCCGCGGTGATGTCGGCGATCATCTACGTTCAGGCGCTTGCGCCCGTGCTGCCGATTCCCGCGCGCAAGGATCCGATCGGCCGAGCGTTCGGATGGCGCGAGCTGACGCGGAGCGCGGACAGCACCGCGGACGCAGTCCGCCGCGAAACGAATGCCACCACATGGCTCGGCGGCGATCGATATCAGGAAGCATCCGAGCTTGCGTTCCACGACCCCGTTCATCCCACGACGTTCGCGACGAATCTCACCGGCCGGGTGAATCAGTACGTGCTCTGGCCCGGCTTTGCCGATGTCGCGCAAACCGGCGACAACCTGGTGCTCGCGCTCGACGAGTCGAACGGTCCGCACGACGTGGTCAGGGCGTTGGCGCCGTACTTCACGTCCACGCGGCGCGGCGAGCTCGTCTCGCTTCGTCGCGGCGCCGGCGAAATCACGACGCGTCGCTTGTGGGTGCTAGTCGCCTGGCGCGGAGGCTGGCCGGTCGCGGCCCGTTAG
- a CDS encoding thioredoxin domain-containing protein — MPNRLASETSPYLLQHADNPVDWHPWGPEALERAKHEDKPILLSIGYAACHWCHVMAHESFEDDATAALMNERFINIKVDREERPDIDAIYMQAVQAMTGHGGWPMTMFLTPDGVPFYSGTYFPTDDRHGMPSFTRILTAVSDAYRAKPGEVQRTAAAVREMYEQTSSQTRSSGPLTSELLDAAYRALSGHYDERNGGFSDAPKFPQTMSLDFLLRYWARRGVENALAMVSNSFLKMARGGIYDQIGGGFARYSVDAVWLVPHFEKMLYDNALLVRLGSHLWQATRDDEVRRVTEETIDWAIREMRAPDGGFYSSYDADSEGHEGRFYIWSAAELDAALGADAPVLRAYWGVSETGNFEGRNILAVESDARTIAARFKLSEPELRELVERGKRRLYDVRKARVWPGRDDKVLASWNGLMVCGIAEAARAFDSEDYRRVAIESAEFLFERLVENGRVLRSFKDGRARITGFLEDHAALGLAAIAVYEITFDSRWLERARELASSVVRWFWDDEAGAFYDTASDHEALITRPREITDNATPSGTSLAVELLLRIAELFDDADARRRATHVLESIAPAIARYPTAFGHMLGCADMVVNGAVELALVGDPSSDDFRAMMRTAGDEYVPALVVAGGRPGTSDVALLRDRPARDGASTAYVCQNYACDEPATSAAMLREQLIAIRTNATRQQRARAD; from the coding sequence ATGCCGAATCGACTCGCGAGCGAAACCAGCCCGTACCTCCTGCAGCACGCGGACAATCCGGTGGACTGGCATCCGTGGGGCCCTGAGGCACTCGAGCGTGCGAAGCACGAAGACAAGCCGATCCTGCTGAGCATCGGCTACGCGGCGTGCCATTGGTGTCACGTGATGGCGCACGAGTCGTTCGAGGACGACGCGACGGCCGCGCTCATGAATGAGCGTTTCATCAACATCAAGGTCGACCGCGAAGAGCGGCCGGACATCGACGCCATCTACATGCAGGCCGTGCAGGCGATGACCGGCCACGGCGGCTGGCCGATGACCATGTTCCTCACGCCCGACGGCGTGCCGTTTTACAGCGGAACGTATTTCCCGACGGACGACCGGCACGGCATGCCGTCGTTCACGCGCATCCTGACGGCGGTGTCCGATGCGTATCGCGCCAAGCCGGGCGAAGTGCAGCGCACCGCGGCGGCCGTCCGCGAAATGTACGAGCAGACGTCTAGCCAAACGCGCAGCAGCGGCCCGCTCACGAGCGAGCTTCTCGACGCTGCTTATCGCGCGCTGAGTGGCCACTACGACGAACGGAACGGCGGCTTCTCCGACGCACCAAAATTTCCGCAGACAATGTCGCTCGATTTTCTGCTGCGGTACTGGGCACGACGTGGCGTGGAGAACGCGCTGGCGATGGTTTCCAACTCGTTTCTCAAGATGGCGCGCGGCGGCATCTACGATCAGATCGGCGGCGGTTTCGCGCGCTACTCGGTCGATGCGGTGTGGCTCGTGCCGCACTTCGAGAAGATGCTCTACGACAACGCGCTCCTCGTGCGACTTGGCAGCCACCTCTGGCAGGCGACACGCGACGACGAAGTTCGGCGCGTCACCGAGGAAACCATCGACTGGGCGATTCGCGAGATGCGTGCTCCGGACGGCGGCTTTTATTCCTCGTACGATGCCGACAGCGAAGGGCACGAAGGAAGATTCTACATCTGGAGCGCCGCGGAGCTCGATGCCGCGCTCGGCGCCGATGCCCCGGTGCTGCGCGCATACTGGGGCGTTTCGGAAACTGGAAACTTTGAAGGCCGAAACATTCTGGCGGTTGAAAGCGACGCCAGGACCATCGCCGCGCGATTCAAGCTTTCGGAGCCCGAGCTTCGCGAGCTCGTCGAACGCGGGAAGCGACGGTTGTACGACGTTCGAAAGGCGCGTGTGTGGCCAGGCCGCGATGACAAGGTGCTCGCGTCGTGGAACGGGCTGATGGTGTGCGGCATCGCCGAGGCGGCGCGTGCGTTCGATAGCGAGGACTATCGGCGCGTCGCCATCGAAAGCGCCGAGTTTCTGTTCGAGCGGCTCGTTGAAAACGGACGCGTGCTGCGTTCGTTCAAGGATGGGCGGGCGCGCATCACCGGATTTCTCGAGGATCACGCCGCGCTCGGTCTCGCGGCGATCGCGGTGTACGAGATCACCTTCGACAGCCGATGGTTGGAGCGCGCCCGCGAGCTGGCATCGAGCGTCGTGCGCTGGTTCTGGGACGATGAGGCCGGCGCATTTTACGACACGGCCTCCGATCACGAAGCGCTCATCACTCGGCCGCGCGAGATCACCGACAACGCGACGCCGTCGGGTACGTCGCTCGCCGTGGAACTGCTGCTGCGAATCGCGGAGCTGTTCGACGATGCGGATGCGCGCCGCCGCGCGACTCATGTGCTCGAGTCAATCGCGCCGGCGATCGCACGCTACCCCACCGCGTTCGGCCATATGCTCGGCTGCGCCGACATGGTGGTGAACGGTGCGGTGGAATTGGCGCTCGTCGGCGACCCGAGCTCGGACGATTTTCGCGCGATGATGCGCACCGCCGGCGATGAATACGTCCCGGCGCTGGTCGTCGCGGGCGGGCGCCCCGGCACGAGCGATGTGGCACTTCTGCGAGACCGTCCTGCGCGCGATGGAGCTTCGACAGCGTACGTTTGCCAAAACTATGCGTGTGATGAACCGGCAACGTCGGCTGCGATGCTGCGCGAACAGTTGATCGCGATTCGAACAAACGCGACAAGGCAACAGCGGGCGCGCGCGGACTAA
- a CDS encoding FAD-dependent oxidoreductase, with amino-acid sequence MPSRRSHRQRTPPEADRPSRVAIIGGGCAALTTAFELTRPELAGQFEVTVYQMGWRLGGKGASGRGKHDRIEEHGLHLWMGFYENAFRLMRECYAERAADGVERRLNDWREAFTPAHDVAVVDRTRDGTWDAWLAQFPCGRGLPGDPIESGSPFTIANYLRQSASLLAALLRSAQPKGTTPSLSGFGQLAALGGIVEAVETLLVLLDTMAPEPVCAAIDTQTRLIESIAAVARRQLEALVDRDPALLRVWQVADIILAILRGSTVHGLAFDPRGFDALNDYDWREWLMMHGASQRSVDSGFMRGIYDLAFAFEDGDVNRPSLAAGVALRGAMRMFFTYRGALFWRMSAGMGDVVFSPLYEVLKRRGVRFEFFHRLRNVCLSPTNAPGLPYVDALELDVQAKIKSGGEYQPLVDVHGVPSWPAEPDYAQLANGATLQRERRMFEAHWDERRVGRKTLRVGTDFDFVVLGVSIGAIPYVASELLARSPRWADMVRHVKSVPTQALQLWVRADAAQLGWPHPPINLSGFVEPFDTWADMSHLIPEESFSEDVGSVAYFCSVLPDAIPPDGVTEEFARAQRAKVRQNAIDFLDRDVREIWPNACNANGGFDWSLLAGSTARGSKAIDSQYFTANVNPSDRYVLSLPGSSRYRISPLDLTFDNLTIAGDWTASGLDSGCIESAVMSGRLAAHALSQHPPLEEIVGYDHP; translated from the coding sequence ATGCCCTCCCGTCGTTCTCATCGACAACGAACACCACCCGAAGCCGATCGGCCGAGTCGAGTCGCGATCATCGGCGGCGGCTGTGCCGCGCTAACGACTGCCTTCGAGCTCACGCGTCCCGAGCTCGCCGGCCAGTTCGAGGTCACGGTGTATCAGATGGGCTGGCGACTTGGCGGCAAAGGCGCGTCGGGGCGCGGCAAGCACGACCGCATCGAAGAGCACGGCCTCCATTTGTGGATGGGCTTCTACGAGAACGCATTCCGTTTGATGCGCGAGTGCTATGCCGAGCGGGCGGCGGACGGTGTCGAGCGTCGACTGAATGACTGGCGCGAGGCGTTCACACCCGCGCACGACGTCGCGGTCGTCGATCGCACGCGCGATGGCACCTGGGACGCGTGGCTCGCGCAATTTCCCTGCGGACGCGGTCTGCCCGGCGATCCGATCGAGAGCGGCAGCCCGTTCACGATCGCGAATTACTTGCGTCAATCGGCGTCGCTGCTCGCGGCGCTGCTTCGATCCGCACAGCCGAAAGGCACGACACCCTCGCTCTCGGGATTCGGCCAGCTCGCGGCACTCGGCGGCATCGTCGAGGCGGTGGAGACGCTGCTCGTGCTGCTGGATACCATGGCGCCCGAGCCGGTCTGCGCGGCGATCGACACGCAAACCCGGCTCATCGAATCGATCGCGGCCGTCGCGCGCCGGCAGCTCGAGGCGCTCGTCGATCGCGATCCGGCGCTGCTCCGCGTGTGGCAAGTCGCCGACATCATTCTGGCGATTCTGCGCGGCTCGACCGTGCATGGGCTGGCGTTCGATCCGCGCGGCTTCGATGCGTTGAATGACTACGATTGGCGCGAGTGGCTGATGATGCACGGCGCCTCACAACGCTCGGTCGACTCCGGTTTCATGCGCGGCATCTACGATCTGGCTTTCGCCTTCGAGGACGGCGACGTCAATCGCCCGAGCCTGGCCGCCGGCGTCGCTCTCCGCGGCGCGATGCGCATGTTCTTCACCTACCGCGGCGCCCTCTTCTGGCGGATGAGCGCCGGCATGGGCGACGTCGTCTTTTCGCCGCTTTACGAAGTGCTCAAGCGCCGCGGCGTGCGATTCGAGTTCTTTCATCGCCTTCGAAATGTCTGTCTCTCGCCCACGAACGCACCCGGCCTCCCCTATGTGGACGCGCTCGAGCTCGACGTGCAGGCGAAAATCAAATCGGGCGGCGAGTATCAGCCGCTGGTCGACGTTCACGGCGTGCCATCGTGGCCCGCCGAGCCGGATTACGCGCAGCTCGCGAATGGTGCGACGCTGCAGCGCGAGCGTCGAATGTTCGAGGCGCATTGGGACGAGCGGCGGGTCGGACGCAAGACACTTCGCGTCGGCACCGACTTCGACTTCGTCGTGCTTGGCGTGAGCATTGGTGCGATTCCGTACGTGGCGAGCGAGCTGCTGGCGCGCAGTCCGCGCTGGGCCGACATGGTGCGTCACGTGAAGTCAGTGCCGACGCAGGCACTCCAACTCTGGGTTCGCGCCGACGCGGCACAACTTGGCTGGCCGCATCCGCCGATCAACCTGTCGGGATTCGTCGAGCCGTTCGATACCTGGGCCGACATGTCCCATCTCATACCGGAAGAGAGCTTTTCCGAGGATGTTGGTTCGGTCGCGTACTTCTGCAGTGTACTGCCGGACGCGATCCCACCGGACGGCGTCACGGAGGAGTTCGCGCGCGCGCAGCGCGCGAAGGTTCGACAGAACGCAATCGATTTTCTTGATCGCGACGTCCGCGAGATCTGGCCGAATGCATGCAATGCAAACGGTGGATTCGATTGGTCGCTCCTTGCCGGTTCGACTGCGCGGGGAAGCAAGGCGATCGACAGCCAATACTTCACTGCTAACGTAAATCCGAGCGACCGATACGTCCTTTCCCTGCCGGGGAGTTCGAGGTATCGTATCTCCCCGCTCGACTTGACGTTCGACAATCTCACCATCGCCGGCGACTGGACCGCGTCCGGACTCGACTCGGGTTGCATCGAGTCGGCCGTGATGTCGGGGCGGCTGGCGGCACACGCACTCTCGCAGCATCCGCCGCTCGAGGAAATCGTCGGATACGATCATCCTTGA
- a CDS encoding polyprenyl synthetase family protein, translated as MATASAPIRDLVPSLLREYGEATRSILFTYLPRSEPRRYLYDLAADYPLRGGRAFRPTLCIATARAFGAPIDAAVRTAASIEMMHNAMLIHDDIEDESEERRGRPTMHRNEGVPLAINVGDMLSLLALRPLIDNRALLGPQLAFRILEETERMARESAEGQALELGWRRDNVTDVAEADYLAMVLKKTCWLGMIHPSRVGALIGSHGDLDADACIRFGFFLGAAFQIQDDLLNLVGDATAYGKELSGDIWEGKRTLMLIRLLALAADDEGSRIRHVLSLPRPERSLGDVRWIRSRMDYYDCIDYARQVAQGLAGAAHHEFSLLYDHLPDSRDKRFIEALPTWVIERN; from the coding sequence GTGGCCACCGCGTCGGCTCCGATACGCGATCTCGTTCCGTCGCTGCTTCGCGAGTACGGCGAAGCGACGCGGTCCATTCTCTTTACGTATCTGCCTCGCAGCGAGCCCCGGCGCTACCTGTACGATCTCGCCGCCGACTATCCGCTGCGCGGCGGCCGAGCGTTTCGTCCGACACTGTGCATCGCGACCGCGCGCGCGTTCGGCGCGCCGATCGACGCCGCGGTCCGCACCGCCGCGTCGATCGAGATGATGCACAACGCCATGCTCATCCACGACGACATCGAGGACGAGAGCGAGGAGCGTCGCGGCCGCCCGACGATGCACCGCAACGAAGGCGTACCGCTCGCGATCAACGTCGGCGATATGCTCTCGCTGTTGGCGCTCCGTCCGCTGATCGACAATCGCGCGCTTCTCGGACCGCAGCTCGCGTTTCGCATTCTCGAAGAGACCGAGCGCATGGCGCGCGAGTCTGCCGAAGGGCAGGCGTTGGAGCTGGGCTGGCGTCGCGACAACGTCACTGACGTCGCCGAAGCGGACTATCTCGCGATGGTGCTCAAGAAGACCTGCTGGCTCGGCATGATTCACCCGAGCCGCGTCGGCGCGCTGATCGGATCGCACGGCGACCTCGACGCCGACGCCTGCATTCGCTTCGGCTTCTTCCTCGGCGCCGCGTTTCAGATCCAGGATGACCTGCTCAACCTCGTCGGCGACGCGACCGCATACGGCAAGGAACTGAGCGGCGACATCTGGGAAGGCAAGCGCACGCTCATGCTCATTCGCCTGTTGGCGCTGGCCGCCGACGACGAAGGCTCCCGCATTCGCCACGTGTTGTCGCTGCCGCGACCGGAGCGCTCGCTCGGCGACGTGCGATGGATTCGGTCGCGCATGGACTACTACGACTGCATCGACTACGCGCGGCAGGTGGCGCAGGGGCTCGCCGGCGCGGCGCATCACGAATTCTCGCTGCTGTACGATCACCTGCCGGACTCGCGCGACAAGCGGTTCATCGAAGCACTACCGACGTGGGTAATCGAGAGGAACTAA
- a CDS encoding saccharopine dehydrogenase NADP-binding domain-containing protein produces MSRYDIVVFGATGSAGRAIASYLDRVAAANGIRWAVAGRNASALDALRRSLRTKPGAIVADALDDAAVRRMVGETRVLLAALGPFVLYGEPALRACAEAGVDYVDITGETAHVRRMIDRYHARAEHSGARIVPLCGFDSVPSDLGAFLLAEHGRARGAELRQVKGYFQYAGGYNAGTAASTRELWRRPADLQAMRDPILLNPHETQTDAERAGNADPAGPIADQDLGRWVAPFFMAPINTRVVRRSAALFREWGEPYGAGFRYQEYWDTNSPLGFVAASAASMGMAAYQLMARQPGAADWIAPFARGAFPDAMRPANPYFRAQFVGKYDDGTSTWAEVADRGDPATDVTAKIVSEAALALADDGADRTSTRRAGILTPATALGLRLVSRLRNAGVGMRCPACRV; encoded by the coding sequence ATGAGTCGGTACGACATCGTCGTCTTCGGAGCGACGGGCTCCGCGGGGCGCGCCATCGCTTCGTATCTCGACCGCGTTGCGGCCGCGAACGGAATTCGTTGGGCGGTCGCGGGAAGGAACGCATCCGCGCTCGACGCGCTCCGTCGCTCGCTGCGCACGAAGCCCGGCGCCATCGTCGCTGATGCGCTCGACGACGCCGCCGTCCGCCGCATGGTCGGCGAGACTCGCGTCCTCCTCGCCGCGCTCGGTCCGTTTGTCCTCTACGGCGAGCCGGCGCTTCGCGCGTGCGCGGAAGCGGGCGTGGACTACGTCGACATCACCGGCGAGACGGCGCACGTCCGCCGAATGATCGACCGCTACCACGCGCGCGCCGAACACTCGGGCGCACGCATCGTCCCGCTCTGCGGCTTCGACTCCGTTCCGTCGGACCTTGGCGCGTTCCTGCTCGCGGAGCACGGTCGGGCACGCGGCGCCGAGTTGCGACAGGTGAAAGGCTATTTCCAGTATGCGGGCGGCTACAACGCCGGCACCGCGGCCTCGACGCGCGAGCTGTGGCGCCGGCCAGCCGATCTTCAGGCTATGAGAGATCCGATATTATTGAATCCTCATGAAACACAAACGGATGCCGAGCGGGCGGGGAACGCCGATCCGGCAGGCCCGATCGCCGATCAGGACCTCGGCCGATGGGTCGCCCCCTTCTTCATGGCGCCGATCAATACGCGCGTGGTTCGCCGCAGCGCCGCGCTGTTTCGCGAGTGGGGGGAACCGTACGGCGCCGGATTCCGGTATCAGGAATACTGGGACACGAATTCGCCGCTCGGATTCGTCGCGGCATCGGCCGCGTCGATGGGAATGGCGGCGTATCAGCTGATGGCCCGTCAGCCGGGCGCGGCCGATTGGATTGCGCCGTTCGCGCGCGGGGCCTTTCCCGACGCCATGCGCCCCGCCAATCCGTATTTCCGCGCGCAGTTCGTCGGCAAGTACGACGATGGCACGAGCACGTGGGCCGAGGTGGCCGATCGGGGCGATCCCGCGACGGACGTCACCGCGAAGATCGTCTCCGAAGCCGCGCTCGCGCTCGCCGATGATGGCGCGGATCGCACGAGCACGCGGCGCGCCGGCATTCTCACACCCGCGACCGCGCTCGGCTTACGCCTGGTCAGTCGGTTGCGGAATGCCGGTGTTGGGATGCGGTGCCCCGCCTGCCGCGTCTGA